A genomic stretch from Mycobacterium paraterrae includes:
- the trmB gene encoding tRNA (guanosine(46)-N7)-methyltransferase TrmB: MGHDERMRAQPWVDAATPPTPSTALPAEREVAGYRRTTSFRTRRSQLSAAQQRTWERLWPELGRVAVSDGTPEPLDAAAWFGRDAPLVLEIGCGTGTSTLAMAQAEPDVDVIAVEVYRRGLAQLLSGIDREHVTNIRLIRGDAVDVLDHLLTPASLSGVRVFFPDPWPKARHHKRRLLQPAVVARIADRLRPGGILHVATDHADYAEQIAAVGDGEPLLSWVDFGAATPVSTVRPTTKYEGKAEVAGSVVNEFLWERKRP; encoded by the coding sequence ATGGGTCACGATGAACGGATGCGCGCGCAGCCCTGGGTGGACGCGGCCACACCGCCGACGCCTTCTACTGCCCTGCCCGCTGAACGTGAGGTCGCCGGCTACCGGCGGACCACCAGCTTTCGCACGCGGCGCTCGCAGTTGTCGGCAGCACAGCAGCGGACCTGGGAGCGGCTCTGGCCGGAGTTGGGCCGCGTCGCCGTCTCCGACGGCACGCCCGAACCCCTGGACGCCGCGGCCTGGTTTGGCCGCGACGCTCCGCTCGTTCTCGAAATCGGTTGCGGGACAGGTACTTCCACACTGGCAATGGCACAAGCCGAACCGGACGTCGACGTGATCGCCGTCGAGGTCTACCGGCGGGGCTTGGCGCAGTTGCTGTCCGGCATCGACCGCGAGCACGTCACGAACATCCGGCTGATCCGCGGCGATGCCGTCGACGTGCTCGACCACCTGCTGACGCCCGCTTCGCTGAGCGGAGTGCGGGTGTTCTTCCCCGACCCGTGGCCCAAGGCTCGGCATCACAAGCGCCGGCTGCTGCAGCCTGCGGTGGTGGCGAGAATCGCCGACCGGCTGCGGCCAGGCGGCATATTGCACGTCGCGACCGACCACGCCGACTACGCCGAGCAGATTGCCGCGGTCGGCGACGGCGAGCCGCTGCTGAGCTGGGTGGACTTCGGTGCCGCGACACCCGTCTCAACCGTCCGCCCCACCACGAAGTACGAGGGAAAGGCCGAGGTCGCCGGCAGCGTCGTCAACGAATTCCTCTGGGAAAGAAAACGCCCATGA